The Camelus dromedarius isolate mCamDro1 chromosome 31, mCamDro1.pat, whole genome shotgun sequence DNA segment tgcATTACATGTCTTTGAGCCCCTGcagagagatttcttttttatttccctctgttGTATTTCAGATGTGTGTTTCCATCCACTTTATTCTCCTGGTTCTATTTCTACCTCCGTTGACCTCCTGCTCCATGTTCCCAGTGTCTGTACCTGCTCATCCGGGGCTTTGATTTTGTACCCTACACATATGTCATCACTGAGTCATCTCAGTATTGCTGCCAACGGATACTGTTTTCAcaccaatatttatttttccGGTTGTTGATATGACAAGTGACATTTTTACTGGATCCTGGACTTTGGGGAGGTGACATCAAGAAACTCTGAGTCCCCTTTAGTCTTTGTTGGTCAGGGATCATCCTGCAGCAGAAGGTTGGGGTGTGTTCACTGCCACTGACCCAGCAAAGGGGGGCCCTGACCCCACTGCTCTGTGCTGCTGACTCCATCCTGGGGACCGTGGGGCAGCTGTGGTCAACAGCTCCTTTGCATCCAGGGGGCATGGGGACCAACCACCTGCTGGGCATGCTGACCTCAGGGAGGGAAGCCGGGCTGAGAGGGGCTGCTTTGCTGCAGTGGGCGGGTACTTGGCCCACTGGGCTCCGTGGCCACCAGGACACCAGAAAGGGAGGGGCACTGCAGTGtccatccctgcccccagctcaggTTCACTCCTGTTAAGCTAGGTGGGGTCAGGGCTTAGTCCTCACTGGCCCTACAGTCCTAAGTAGGGGGACAGAAGTGCAGACTAGCCTGCCTTGTCTCCCTCGTTCAGTCTCACACTGAGGGATGGGGAGAAAGCCCAGCTCCCCCTGGGCTGCCAGAATCCCGGGTCGAGAACTAGACAGCTGACCACACCGACGGCCCACCTGGCTCAGGCTGGATGACCTGGTGGGATGGAGGCTCCTCACCCTGGACCCCTAGACACTCCCCCAGGGCCGACAGGGCCAGCTCACTTCTGTCAGGGGGGCTGGGAACACAGGTCCCTGCCCAGCAGTGCTGAGACCCCAGCTGAGGGCACAGTGCAGGGAGTTTATTTGTCCAGCCAGAGATCAGCAAGATCAACAGGGAAGGTTGTCCTGCTGGTGCTGGATTCCTGAGTCTCATGGCTGGGGGATGGGATTTGGAGCTGAGCCCAGATCATCATCATAATGTGAGGGGGGACGTCCCTTGGAGAGATGGACACAGcctgggggaggctggaggaggcatATGGCCTGGAACCCCTGGGCAGGGAATGGGGGCACGGCGCCCCCTCCCCCTGTGGTGCTGACATTtcaccttccctcttcctctcctgcccctcaggGCTGAGCCCTCTGAGCTCAGGGGGAGGTTTTGGTAGCACTTCTCCGCGAAGTTACATCACTGTGTCAGGGTCACTACCATGGTACAGAGAACAGTCATAGTTGGCCTCCTCCTTGGGTTGGGCCCCCGTGATGGTGAGGGCGGCTTTGTTCCCAGAAATGGATCCGGAGAAGCGACTGGGGACCCCAGAGTAGCGGCTGCTTGTGCTGTAGATAAGAGCTCGGGGAGCCTGGCCTGGTGTCTGCTGGTACCAACCAGGGTAGTAACTGGTAGTGACAGACCCAGAGCTGAggtcacaggtgagtgtgaccgTCCCTCCTGGAGACACTGACAGGGACGGCTCCTGGGTCACCACAGTCTGAGAATCCACCCCTAAAAGTGACAGAAGAGAGACAGACGTGGTTATGGAGACCAAGATCACGCCGACATCTGTCTGTAGGCGCCCCCCAAAGATGCAGTGTCCCGGCCCCTGACCTGAGCCGTGAGCGAGGAGCCCGAGCAGAAGCACCATCCAGGCCACGGTGGGGATGCACCCGGGACGCGGCTCCTCAGCCTCCTGGGCTGCACTGTGGGGTCCTCGGGCCTTTTCTTGCCTCCTGGACCCACTGGGAGGAGAAGGGCTTCATGCAAATcagcttcctccctctccctgcccagtgTCACCTGATGTCCCCTGGGGGAGGTCTGGAGGGAGCAGATGTGGGGACGTCACCTTGATCCAGGAAGGCACGGTAATGAGACACTGAGTGATGGGGGTGACCCCTGTCACCAAATGTACTCCCCCCAACCCTGTGACCTCAGTCCTAAATCTCTTCCCAGTAGAGCCTGAGGGCTGAAGGAGGAGATAGTTGGATCCTCTTCCTGGGCCCAGAAATCTATTCCCCCCTAACAGCTACCCCCATCCCTGGGACAGGTCTCCCTTCCTCCGTGAAATCTCCACTTGTCTTTTTCGAAAGAGCTgagctgtccctcctcctccagcagtgATTCCACTGGGAAGTCACAGAGCCCATGTCtcgggtgggaggggacaggggtCTTCCTGGACTCAGTCCTGGACCACAGGTCAGGCCCACAGTGCCTCCTTCTGGTCACAGGGCACAACCTCACCAAGGATGAGAGACCTGAGAGCCCAGCTGGTTGGGCAGCTCACCTGGTCCCTGTCTCCATTCACAGGTCCATGGTCGGCTTCCTTCTGTGGTTCTTTTGTGCTGAGGCGCATCCtataatgttttcatttccaaatgGAGCCCTAATCCATGGAAGCTGCAAATCTGTTATATGGAACCATTAATGGATACAGCCCCTTCCCCTGTTTATAAAGTACAGTCTAGAAAAGCTATCTGACCCATGGATGCACCAGTGCAGGTCTCAGTGACAAGGGGACAGTGAGTTTGTTCAAAGGACATGTAGGAACACTGTTGAGTCCCCAAgaggggcccaggccctgcccccagcccagatCCTGGGAGTCAGTGGTCCTCCCAAGCAGCTGTGCAGGGACCACAGGGCAGGCACACAGCTCCCCCTGCTGGTCAAatgtggaaaatgaaaaaaaaacacctaagaatttctgcttttaagaaaaggaaatcaaatacATAACTTTCCTTGGAAgatacaaatggcattattagaGGAAATAAGTAAACAGAGTGATTTtgtaagagaaatacaaaattttattctagcaTTGGACCATaggaaaatataatatatattttttcatgagGAATAGCTAAAAAACATTCAGAGATCAAATGGTCCAAAAAAATggctttgtatattttttataaaatattgaacaaGATGTAAAATTTCCTAGTTCTTTGAGCAAGCAGTTAAAACAGTTACAAATACAGCTGATAAATAAGATATTAAAGAGGGGAAACTACAAACGACTGTCATTAAATATTGATACAAATATTCTAAACGAAGTCCTAACAGTGAAATTCCACTGCCAGATTAATAAAGTAATAGTGTTACCAACTGTCAGTTTTCAACTTATATTTCatattaagacattttaaattgaaCTTTAACATCATAATAGCAAAAACCACATAAAAATTGAAGCAGACACATTTGTAATATGCTAACAcactctctttcacacacacacaacatcacACGGGTTCCACAGTGAAGACTCTGCCAACGAACTTTGTCTCTTCTGGACAGACTCTTCCAGGAGCCCACATTCTCCTTGAAATACACACTGACTCTTCATCTCCTAACAGCCCCTCCCTGACCCGGACTTGGCAAAGACTCCgtggaggacagggaggaggtGACCCTGATCTGCACCATGTGCAGAAGGAGCAGGCCCAGGATCTCCCAGGTGATGGGGCCTCACAGGAAGGACGGTCACAAGTCAGTGAGGACAGTATGCCCAGCTCCCCTGGAGTCTGGGTGGTTGACCAGCTGTCTGCCCCAACATCCCCTCTTGGACTCAACATTGTGCCTGTTGCTGGCCAtggggccacctcctccagcccctgggatGTATCCAGCCCACATGTACAGTGTTCCATTTTACAGCAGTCTTTCTGATGTGACCTCAAGAGAGGGGAGAGATTTCCTGGTTCCTGGGTCCCCATTCCTCGTATCTGCCGCACTGTGCTTGTGTCTTCCTTTATGTGGATTCCACCCTTGTTCAtctagttttttctttgtttcttccactAGACTTTGTCTTGGCACTTAACAAGCCATCCTAACGCCTGCTTCCGGCACAGCCTTCCAGTCCCCACAGGACATGACGAGGTCATTGTGGACCCATCACATTGACCCTGCCCCTGAGGCTGGGGTCCATTCTGGAGCCGAGTCTCTGCCATCTCAGCCTGACCAGTCCTGTCTGTCCTTTTTCTCATCAAGACCTGACAGGTGCAGCCAAGTGGGTGTGATCAGTCCTGGCTGCATAAAGGAACCTTCTGGGAAGATGTCAACACAAAGAGGTGAGCAGCCCATCCCTGAGGTGTGCACCAGTCGATCAGGAGGAGACGATGTGACCCTGTGCTTTCCAAAGCCGTGGATTCTAGCATGTGGGAAGCGCTGAGAACACGTGTCCTGGCTACTTTGCAGTCTGTTCTTTCAGTTCCTAGACATTTAACAGCAGTAGGTAAATGTTCCATTGAATGTGAGATGCGTGTCCCCTAGAGACACACTTCTAGGATAACTGACACTCGGTCATCTATCAAGAGCCAGTCTTTTTCTTGATGGTCTCTGATCTCAATAACCCTGCATTAGCAGCATGTGGTCATCACGCCATCTCAGGGGACTGCAGCTCAGCCCCGCCCCACGCGGCTCCTAAACCCCAGTTCGGTTCCACTCTTTCCTGACCCGATTCTATACTTACTCCTTCCTCAGAAACGCGTGGCCCCTGACTGTGCGCCTTCCCCTCACCTGCTCCCCCGTCATCCCCGACACCACAGTCTGACCATTGTGTCCAATCCACACCCCcatgtggtccctgccctcactctcacctcctcctccctcaccttctGTGCAGAACCCATACATCATCATCTTCTGCTGCTTCCCCGTATCCCATCCAGTGGCTCCCACATGCACCCGCCAagcccacctcttcctcctcagtcaCATGTGATGTATTGATGAGGACACAGGCTGCCCTACGTCATTCATGTAGTACCCAATCACTGGAGCCTACTGGTCACCTGGTAGGGGTTCACTCAAGGGTGTGGATAGATGGACCTCCGTACAGTCCTTCCTAATCAGGCACATCTGGGCTTCGTATCCCTGATTCTGACCCAACATGGGCTCAGTCCTGGCACAGCAGCCCAGGGCTATCCAGGAAGTCCTGTTCACTTTGAGAACAGCAGCCAAGGTTCTGCTGACAAGGACTGGATTTAGGGGCAAAATTTAAGAAGTCAGGACACATTCTGTACATAAAGTCCCATAGGGTTGGTCTAAGACCCACATTTCagacaaaacaaagaaaggaCACAGCTGTGTTGGCTGAGCAGCGAGGGCTGAGGGACAGTAGGTTTTTGTCTCACTTCCCTGCTGGCCTGGAGCACTGTGTGACCACTGAGGCTGCTGTCATAACATCCACAGTAATAGTTAGCCTCATCCTCAGCCTGGAGCCCAGTGATAGTCAGGGAGGCCGAGCTGCCAGACTTGGAGCCAGAGAAGCGGTCTGGGACCCCTGAGGCTCGATTGCTGTTACCATAGATGAGCAGTATGGGGGCTGTTCCTGGGAGCTGTTTGTACCACTGAACACTATAACCACCCCCGATATTGCTGCTGCTTCCTGTGCAGGAAATGATGACCCTCTGGCCTGGGGATCCAGACACGGAGGGCGGCTGAGTCAGCACAGACTGGGCCCAGGACCCTGCacgtgagagagacagagatgctgCTTCTGGGGCCCAGACACAGAGGAGGACCCAGAGCCAGGTGTCCTACCAGGGCCCCTTCCTCTGGCCCTCATCCAGTCACCTGTGCAGTGAGCCAGCAGGGTGAGTAGGAGAGGGGACCAGGCCATGGTGGGGATGGTCACCGGGTCCTGACTTCGGTGGCCCCACAGCTGAGCAGAGCATCCCCAGGTCTCTCCCCTTCTTCATACTCTGAGAGTGGGAGGGGCCAGTCATGCAAATAATTTCCCAGCTCTCTGATCCCTCCCTGGGCCCGGGGTCCACTCCCTATGCCTGAGGGGGCAGGGCATGGGCTCTGATTGGGCTGTGTGGGGCCCAGAGGTGGGGGGTTCCCAGCTGGGAGCCCTGAGCAGAGGACTCCAGGCAGGCCCCGGGCGTGGCCCAGCTTCCATCCTCTAATGATGTGTATCTGCCGCCTGAGCCCAGCACATAGCAGGTGTCCAGTAAATGGTGCTCACGGATTGACTTCTGAATAGTCAGCAGCCATCCTGATTGAGACCTGGGATCTGCGTGTATCTCTGGTTCTGCCCTCACCTATCATGGAATCTCCCAGGAAAACCCTTCTGAATGAGAGACAATCAGATAATGTGTTGTTAAAGGACAGGCTTTAGGGGCACAAACTGAGATGCTGGGCAACATGTTCTCAACCTTGTTCCCAGGAATGGGTGTGTGATCCTTGATTTTGGTCACATAAACCAGCCAAGGCCACATGCCTGTTAGGTCGCTATCAAGTGTGCAGGTGTCAATAGAAAAATTTCAGTGGTAGCTTTGCCCCAAACCCTGCCTTCTCAGGACCTGTGCAACAGTGCCCCCTACTGGCCTCTGTTCTAgggccccccagcccctctgtcaCCACCCAGCACTCCTGGAGGGAAGACAAATCTGGCACGTGTATCAATGTCATCTTATTCACCAAATGAGTACATGGAGGAGGCTCCTCCACTGGGTTTGGAACTGAGACATTAACCGTCTAGATCATTTCTAGACAGTGAATGCCCTCCAGGTGCTAAAGCAGGGATGTACTGCACAGTCCTTCTCTTGCATGTATTTCAGGATCACCTGGCATCTTGTTAGATCCTTCCATGTGCCTGGGTCAGTGCAAATACAGGGCCATCCTGAGCCACgttcaagggggagggtatagctctgtggtagaatgtgtgctttcATGCCCAACGTCCGGGGTGCAGTCCtgagtacctccactgaaaataagtgataacctaattactcccccaaaatacctaaaaataaatgaataaaataaaccaacTTCATACTGGAACAGTCTACAGCGTACTCTCCCGGTTCATATGGACAAAAATTCTATACGTGTTACCCAGACAGTCCAACGCTTTTTTCCTGCTGGTGGTGTCGTTCTGTGGGACGCCTGTTAgatccccacccccaggacatGATTACAGGCATGTGATGGCTCTCGTGGCCCCTAGAACACAATATGGTAGAGGCACAGTGTCCTCCCCTCCTGCACCTCGGGCTCCATTTGCTTTTAACTGCTCAGCTCagtattcattctttcttcttctgaatcTGGGATGggttcatgattttttttccatgtttggTCTAACTTTTCAGTCGTTTCAATTAAGGATTGAGGGTGAGTCGTTATAATCATCTGTAATTAATGactaaattagttaattaattggAGCTGCTTCCTCGTCTTCTGAGCCTAGTGGCCTCCACAGCTGTTACCCATTCCCCTGGGAACCTTACATTTATTCAGCAAAGTCCTCCATAGACTGGTattgaagacagaaaaaaggTTCTAGAAACGTTCCTGTAATGTTGAGGGTCTGTGTGATATTGAGGGTTGGATCATAGGCTCTAGACTCCAATGAACTGAGATCCTTTCAAATAACCCcccaataaagcaaaacaaaacagaaatcagatTCAGAGACAATTAGACTAACGGAAATAAACTTGGGAGAGGAGCTGGTCCCCCATGGGAAGGGAGGGTCTCCTGCACCTTGGCGAACAGGAGCTCCTCCCTCCTGGACAGGGATTCTGCTTCATGAAGGTCTTAGAGCCCAGGGCTCACCAGCAGAGCCTGGGCCAGGCTCATGGGACACGTGGGGACTGGCCAGAGCAGGACTGGGTGCCCTGGGTCCCACGGGCGGGACTTgtctcctccttgtcctccccAGCCAGCACGAGGGGGGCTACTCTAGATACTGGTGACAAATGGTTTGTCCCTGGAAGACCAGTAAGAGAGGAGGATAATTTCAGCCCATTCAGGATGATACTGACTCCAGAACATCACTCTCTCCAGATCTTGTAGCTGAAGTGACGGCAGATTCCAAAACCACAGCTGGTGTTGCCCACAGCGGGGGCGGGGACTGAGGGATCACACTCTGGTGAGTGGGGGGCAGATGCCCATCTCCTGTACCAGGGACTGGAGTCCAGCCCATCCGGGCTGTGCTCAGCTGTGTGACAGTAGTCATCACCCTCCCACTCAGGAGGAGCCCTGCGGGGGGTCAAGGAGGCTCTGTTGTTGGACCAGTAAGGGAGGCtttaatttttcagatttatccTTGCGTGTTTCTTAATTTGATGCCATAAATTGCTACTTTTCCATTCTACTGTCAACTTCCAATGGTTCATTGCCAGTGTGTATTTTACCGCTCACTTCCGCATGTTGATTTTGGATCTCAGACCTCAGAATGAAGCTTTTAGACAAGAAGCATCCTGGGGTCACCCTTAGACGCTAAGATGGGAGGAGCCAGGACCCACCACTGTCTACCACTTATAACATCTCCATGGGGAGGTGTTCATCTCGGAACAAGTCACGTCTGCCTGTGGAAACACGAGCAGGCTGACATACAACAGCAATGCTCAGTCTCAGATGTGAGATGAGGAAGAGGCTGTGACAGGGTCAGATTTGCTGTTCTCAGAAAACTCAGGTGCTGCCTGAAGATGTGACAACAAAAAGTCACCCTGAGTGAGACCTGGTCCCAGGCAGAGCAGCAGTGATGGCCCAGTGGGGAGAGCATAGGGCTGGTTTTAGTCTCACTTCCCTGTGGGGCTGGGGCACCATGTGAAGTGTATGAGCCACTCTTGTATGCAGCACAGTAATAGTCAGCCTCGTCCTCAGGCTGCAGCCCAGAGATGAGCAGAAGCCCTGCATTGGCCGAGGCATCTTTGGACCCAGAGAAGCGGCTCGGGACCCCGGAGCCCTGGTGCTTACTGGAGTCTGAGTAGTAGTACAGGAGGTACCGGGGAGGGCTCCCTGCCTTCTGCTGGTACCAACTTATGTAGTAGCTGCCAACACTGTTCCCACTGCTCAGGGTGCAGGTGAGTCTGGCTGATGATCCCGGAGATGCAGAAAGGGAGGGCGGCTGAGTCACCACATGCTGGGAGAGGGACCCtgcaaacacagacacaaaggGCAGATGGGGCAGGACCTGTAGGAAGCATTCCCAGAGTCTGAGCCACAGGGGCTGCTGCAGGCAGGGACCTGAGACCCAGTCCCCAAGGCCCGTCTCTACCTGTGCAGTGAGagaggagcagaagcaggagagGTGTCCAGGCCATGGTTCTCACAGTCTTCTGGTACCCAcgctggggctgggctgcctcAGGCCTCCTTTTCTTACCAGCCTCTGCCAGTGGAGGGGCGGCCCATGCAAATGAGTGTCCTCCTAGGGaccgcccagcccctccctgagccctggTGCTGGAGCTCAGCTCATAGCCCAGACTCGGAGTGGGTGGGGGCTGGCTTCCCCCTTGTGAGACCCTAGGAGGAGGCACCAGCTGAGACCAATGGGTCCCAGCTCAGGGGACTCTGCCAGCCAGAGAGGACACACTGCGAGTCCCCATTAGGAGCACAAGCTCCGCCCCCAGGCCCAGATTCTGGGCGTGAGTGGTGCTCCCAGGccacagggcagccccacagcACCCCCTGCAGGTCACGGGACACAAACTCCCTGAGGGCCAGACACCTGAGGGCCAAGCTGATTGGGAAGCTCACCTGGTCCCTGTCTCCATTCACCTGTCCATGGTCTGCTCACCGGAATCTGTGGTTCTTTTATGCTGAGTCACATCCTATAAAGCGTTTTCATTTCCAAATGGAGTCCTGGTACATGGAAGCTACAAAGCTGTGCATATGGAATCTTTAAAAGGTACAGCTCTCTCCCAGAGTACAGTCTAGAAAAGCTAACTGGCCCACATGTGCAAGGGGACAGTGACTTCATTTGAAGGACATGTAAGGCTATTGAAGGACAGAGTTTAGATTTGGATTTTCCATGAAGAAGCAAAAAGTCATCTTTGAAACCTGGAAACCTAGCAGGCATTTCAAAACTCAGGAAATGTTTTCAGAATTTTGATGGAGTTTAGTGTGATTTGTGGAAATGATTTAGTTCGGCAGGCATATCATTTAGTAGTGCACATGtcatatatttctttcctttttgttgaaGAATAATCAGTTTACAAAGTGTCAGTAttgggtgtacagcataatgtttcagtcatacacacatacatatatttgtttttatattctttttcactataggttactttAAGATATTGagtctagttccctgtgctctacacacacacacacacaaaaacttctttatctattttatagacagtagttaatatttgcaaatcttgaacacccaattttttccttcctaccctctttcccccgggaaaccataagtttgttttctctgtgagtctctttctgtttcataatTAAATTCATTAGcgtattctttttcctttctgtagattccacatatgagtgatatggtatctttctctttctggcatgcttcacttagaatgatgatcttcaggtccatccaagttgctgcaaatggcattattccattctttttcatggctgagtagtatgccattgtattaatatacctCATCTACTTGTGATATATTTCTCATGTGTGAGGATTGCTTTCTTaagatggagtttttttttttgacggtGATGTCACATATTTCTTGTGAGGACCCTGTCTTAGAGTTCCTACAATTTTTCTGtattataaacaaaaatgacCACACCTGGGTTCTCTTGCTCATTGTCTCAGTTCAGTAGAAATGCAGTGTGTGCCTGTTGAATGAAGAAACCGTCAGGTTTTCACCATATCCTGTGTCCAAATTTGCTTCGGTTGTGCAAATGCTCCATGATCATCTGAACTCAGAGGTATCTCAGTAAGCGTCCTGTAGCCAGGACCACCTGCTTCTCCTCagacaacaaaaaaaaatcctccttcaGCTCAAGACAACTCTGCCTTAAACCGTTCAATGACTCCTCACTGCTGTTTGCATGAAATTTCAACCCCTCAGCACCACAAGTCTCCTTCCTGATCTGGCCCCACAccctccacacccacccacaGCCCCTCACCTAGCTctgggccccctccctccctcctctgtcagtGACACCTGAGCCCCTGTCCCTTCCCAAAATCACAGGAGCCCCCTCTGTTTGCTGAGAGGATAAAGGGTTAAACTTGAGATCAAGGTGGAAACACACATTTCTGCAACTTTGGTGATCTGTTAACCCAGGGCAGACATGCATCA contains these protein-coding regions:
- the LOC116149951 gene encoding immunoglobulin lambda variable 5-37 isoform X2, with amino-acid sequence MAWTPLLLLLLSHCTGSLSQHVVTQPPSLSASPGSSARLTCTLSSGNSVGSYYISWYQQKAGSPPRYLLYYYSDSSKHQGSGVPSRFSGSKDASANAGLLLISGLQPEDEADYYCAAYKSGSYTAVFGGGTHLTVLGQPKAAPSVTLFPPSSEELKANKATLVCLISDFYPGNVTVAWKQDGTTVTQGVETTKPSKQSNNKYAASSYLTLSPSTWKSHRSYSCRVTHEAGTVEKTVSPSQC